In Musa acuminata AAA Group cultivar baxijiao chromosome BXJ3-9, Cavendish_Baxijiao_AAA, whole genome shotgun sequence, a single genomic region encodes these proteins:
- the LOC135649804 gene encoding lycopene beta cyclase, chloroplastic/chromoplastic-like codes for MDTLLRTHSRIELLHRGYGVAERHSLSSTPKLQNSENKLSCRRDYKRRPKRGFVRASSCQLLELVPEIKKENLEFDLPLYDSSKGLTLDLAVVGGGPAGLAIAQQVSEAGLSVCSIDPSPKLIWPNNYGVWVDEFEAMDLLDCLDATWPGAVVYVDDQKKKLLGRPYGRVNRKQLKSKMMQRCILNGVRFHQAKVVKVIHEETKSFLICSDGVTIQAAVVLDATGFSRCLVQYDKPYNPGYQVAYGILAEVEEHPFDLDKMVFMDWRDSHLKDGTELKERNSRIPTFLYAMPFSSTRIFLEETSLVARPGLQMEDIQERMVARLRHLGIKVKSIEEDERCVIPMGGPLPVLPQRVVGIGGTAGMVHPSTGYMVARTLAAAPIIANSIVQFLGPNHGLLGSELSSQVWKDLWPIERRRQREFFCFGMDILLKLDLQATRRFFDTFFDLEPHYWHGFLSSRLFLPELVTFGLSLFSHASNTSRLEIMSKGTLPLVNMINNLLREKN; via the coding sequence ATGGATACGCTGCTTAGAACTCACAGTAGAATTGAGTTGCTCCACCGAGGTTATGGGGTTGCCGAAAGGCATAGCCTTTCTTCCACCCCGAAGCTGCAGAACAGTGAAAACAAGCTTTCGTGTAGGAGAGACTACAAGAGAAGGCCCAAAAGGGGTTTTGTTAGAGCTAGCAGCTGTCAACTCCTCGAGCTTGTTCCAGAGATCAAGAAAGAGAATCTCGAATTCGACCTCCCCTTGTATGACTCATCTAAAGGTCTTACCTTGGACCTCGCTGTTGTTGGCGGTGGTCCGGCTGGGCTCGCCATCGCGCAGCAGGTGTCTGAGGCAGGTCTTTCGGTGTGCTCCATCGACCCCTCACCCAAACTTATATGGCCAAATAACTATGGTGTTTGGGTTGATGAGTTCGAAGCCATGGATCTCCTTGATTGTCTCGATGCCACCTGGCCCGGTGCTGTGGTTTATGTTGATGATCAGAAGAAGAAGCTCCTCGGACGGCCTTATGGTCGGGTGAATCGAAAGCAGCTCAAATCGAAGATGATGCAGAGATGCATATTGAATGGTGTTCGGTTCCACCAGGCCAAGGTTGTCAAGGTCATCCACGAGGAGACCAAATCGTTCTTGATTTGCAGCGATGGGGTCACAATTCAAGCAGCTGTTGTTCTTGATGCAACGGGCTTCTCAAGGTGCCTGGTGCAGTATGACAAGCCATACAATCCTGGTTACCAGGTAGCTTATGGCATCTTGGCCGAAGTAGAAGAACACCCTTTTGATTTGGATAAGATGGTTTTTATGGATTGGAGAGATTCACACCTCAAAGATGGAACAGAGTTGAAAGAGAGGAACAGCAGAATTCCAACATTTCTGTATGCAATGCCATTTTCTTCCACAAGGATTTTTCTGGAAGAAACTTCCTTAGTCGCACGTCCGGGATTGCAAATGGAAGACATACAGGAGAGGATGGTGGCTAGACTGAGGCATTTGGGCATAAAAGTGAAAAGCATTGAAGAGGATGAGAGATGTGTGATTCCAATGGGTGGGCCGCTCCCGGTGCTTCCCCAAAGGGTTGTGGGAATTGGAGGCACTGCAGGCATGGTTCATCCGTCCACTGGGTACATGGTGGCCAGGACCCTTGCGGCGGCTCCCATCATTGCAAACTCAATCGTTCAGTTCCTAGGTCCTAACCATGGCCTCTTGGGTAGTGAACTCTCGTCACAAGTTTGGAAGGATCTGTGGCCTATTGAAAGGAGAAGGCAGAGAGAATTCTTCTGCTTTGGTATGGATATCCTGCTTAAACTTGACTTGCAAGCAACAAGGAGATTTTTCGATACGTTTTTCGATCTGGAACCACACTACTGGCATGGTTTTCTGTCATCTAGATTATTTCTTCCAGAGCTTGTAACTTTTGGGCTAT